A window of the Janthinobacterium agaricidamnosum NBRC 102515 = DSM 9628 genome harbors these coding sequences:
- a CDS encoding site-specific recombinase, protein MLAILERIDSNTSTIDLLVDLFNILRPKRPSDGASATANVRTLCQLLKGNPKHARALHEYVLRILGTRRHNSLYTDVGILSNDGFFTELKRRISYRILPPALGDEYLNDALGQVLYLTTDYLWIASVPAADWLDLCNVLANADDPDEPVQRGNIMLPGMLDAIRTLSYRICAIGLEPELTKFHTEIEIFHSPFMVQNTEVNAYLEGYARLLIGDNSGVEDARHLLVMLDQCDAVIVKIRKKALYQGTSIALTYLLVSLSQSIERLRKLLFLVDITGQLPGDPALAPDTPVSPRQAAAVALALELIEAHNNKYAVRDLFADNINLLARNVTENASRTGEHYIAEDRKQLGGMFLSSAGAGLVIGFMALFKILMSYLRSAPLVEAFMFSMNYSIGFMFIHLLHFTVATKQPAMTASRIAAGLHSNDGRNIDLDSMAELINKVFRTQVIAVLGNLATAIPTAYAIALGYKAVSGHHLVSPDKAMHLLHDIDPIGSPALFYAMIAGICLFVSGLISGYYDNQALYTRWAQRISQLRGLGWVIGQQRLKRLGLYLENNLGGLMGNFYFGILLGSIGTLGFLLGLPIDIRHVTFSAANFATALVGLDHNMSWQLATKSIAGFLGIGTVNLLVSFGLALWVALRSRQVRFKHGLQLLKLLGKRFLNAPLDFFIGSKNPAPPMLEDDMTSIKGHK, encoded by the coding sequence ATGCTTGCCATACTCGAACGCATTGATAGCAACACCAGCACCATCGACCTGCTGGTCGACCTGTTTAATATATTACGTCCCAAACGTCCATCGGACGGCGCAAGCGCCACCGCGAATGTCCGCACCTTGTGCCAGTTACTCAAGGGAAATCCGAAACACGCGCGCGCATTACACGAATACGTGTTGCGCATCCTCGGCACGCGCCGCCACAACAGCCTGTATACCGACGTCGGCATCTTGTCGAACGATGGCTTTTTCACCGAACTGAAACGGCGCATTTCCTACCGCATCTTGCCGCCCGCGCTGGGCGATGAGTATCTGAACGATGCTTTGGGACAAGTGCTGTACCTGACCACCGATTACCTCTGGATCGCCAGCGTGCCGGCCGCCGACTGGCTCGACTTGTGCAACGTGCTGGCCAATGCCGACGACCCTGACGAACCTGTGCAGCGCGGCAATATCATGTTGCCCGGCATGCTGGATGCGATCCGCACGCTGTCGTACCGGATTTGCGCGATCGGCCTGGAACCAGAACTGACCAAGTTTCACACCGAAATCGAAATCTTCCATTCACCCTTCATGGTGCAAAACACCGAAGTGAACGCCTACCTTGAAGGGTATGCGCGCTTGCTGATCGGCGACAATAGCGGCGTCGAAGACGCCAGACACTTGCTGGTGATGCTGGATCAGTGCGACGCGGTGATCGTCAAGATCCGCAAGAAAGCCTTGTACCAGGGCACCAGCATTGCGCTGACGTATTTGCTGGTATCGCTGTCGCAAAGCATCGAGCGCTTGCGCAAGCTGCTGTTCCTGGTCGATATCACCGGGCAATTGCCGGGCGATCCGGCGCTGGCCCCGGACACGCCGGTCAGCCCGCGGCAGGCCGCCGCTGTCGCGCTGGCGCTGGAATTGATCGAAGCGCACAACAATAAGTACGCGGTGCGCGACTTGTTTGCCGACAATATCAACTTGCTGGCCCGTAACGTCACCGAAAACGCCAGCCGCACCGGCGAGCACTATATCGCCGAAGACCGCAAGCAACTGGGCGGCATGTTTTTATCGTCGGCCGGAGCCGGCCTGGTGATCGGTTTCATGGCGCTGTTCAAGATCCTGATGAGCTATCTGCGCTCGGCGCCGCTGGTCGAAGCGTTCATGTTCAGCATGAATTATTCGATCGGCTTCATGTTCATCCACTTGCTGCATTTCACCGTCGCGACCAAGCAGCCGGCGATGACCGCGTCGCGCATCGCCGCCGGGCTGCATAGCAACGATGGCAGGAATATCGACCTCGACAGCATGGCCGAGCTGATCAACAAGGTATTCCGCACCCAGGTCATCGCGGTGCTGGGCAACCTGGCCACGGCGATCCCGACCGCCTATGCGATCGCGCTGGGCTACAAGGCGGTCAGCGGCCACCATCTGGTGTCGCCCGACAAGGCGATGCACTTGCTGCACGATATAGACCCGATCGGTAGCCCGGCGCTGTTTTATGCGATGATCGCCGGTATCTGCCTGTTCGTGTCCGGCCTGATTTCGGGTTATTACGACAACCAGGCGCTGTACACCCGCTGGGCGCAGCGCATCAGCCAATTGCGCGGCCTGGGCTGGGTGATCGGCCAGCAACGCTTGAAACGCCTCGGCCTGTACCTGGAAAATAACCTGGGCGGCTTGATGGGCAATTTCTATTTTGGTATCTTATTAGGCAGCATAGGCACACTGGGTTTCTTGCTCGGCTTGCCTATCGATATCCGCCACGTAACATTCTCTGCTGCAAACTTTGCGACAGCCCTGGTCGGATTGGATCACAATATGAGTTGGCAACTGGCAACGAAATCGATCGCCGGCTTTTTAGGCATCGGCACCGTCAACCTGCTGGTCAGTTTTGGCCTGGCCCTGTGGGTGGCATTGCGCTCGCGCCAGGTGCGCTTCAAGCATGGTTTGCAATTACTCAAGCTGTTAGGAAAACGCTTCCTGAACGCGCCGCTGGACTTTTTTATCGGTTCTAAAAATCCCGCGCCGCCGATGCTGGAAGATGATATGACCTCGATCAAGGGACACAAATGA
- the cls gene encoding cardiolipin synthase: protein MTPRSAPRCLSLGLIVLLTGWILAACASLPDVKNLSASLEPKATPSVTTGKGALLAVNSRSALMAKRWARSGMDLKTQAALEEAATGVPLIKGNKVTLLFDGPQTMEQMYQAIAAAQNNINLETYIFDQDELGLKFADMLIEKQQAGITVNVIYDSVGTIGVPQAFFDRMRNAGIHLVAFNPVNPAKLRGDEWKINNRDHRKVLIVDGKIAFTGGINISDTYAKSSLFRSKSKPTDKKDVGWRDTHVKVEGPAVAAFQWMFIKTWTRQDAADLPDSDYFPVLSEVGDKLVRVIASEPGGGFEIYKAYILAIQEAKKSIHITSAYFVPDQQTVDALSAAAKRGVDIKVILPGVSDSGLVFHAGHALYEQLLASGIKIYHLQLAVLHAKTAVIDGAWSTVGSTNIDMRSFLHNSELNVVVLGDSFGREMENAFREDLRDSVQITKEKWDQRPLGDRLKEWAARFMNYWL from the coding sequence ATGACACCCAGAAGCGCGCCGCGTTGTTTGTCGTTGGGTTTGATAGTGCTGCTCACGGGCTGGATCTTGGCAGCCTGTGCATCATTACCCGACGTCAAGAACCTGAGCGCCAGCCTGGAGCCCAAGGCCACGCCCAGCGTCACCACCGGCAAGGGCGCCTTGCTGGCGGTGAACAGTCGCAGCGCGCTGATGGCCAAACGCTGGGCCAGGTCCGGCATGGACTTGAAAACCCAGGCCGCGCTGGAAGAAGCCGCCACCGGCGTACCGCTAATCAAAGGCAATAAAGTCACGCTGCTGTTCGACGGTCCGCAAACCATGGAACAGATGTACCAGGCGATCGCCGCAGCGCAAAATAATATCAACCTGGAAACCTATATCTTCGACCAGGATGAACTGGGCTTGAAGTTCGCCGACATGCTGATTGAAAAGCAGCAAGCCGGCATCACCGTCAACGTGATTTACGACAGCGTCGGCACCATCGGCGTGCCGCAGGCGTTCTTCGACCGCATGCGCAACGCCGGCATCCATTTAGTCGCGTTCAATCCCGTCAATCCCGCCAAGCTGCGCGGCGACGAATGGAAAATCAATAACCGCGACCACCGCAAGGTGTTGATCGTCGATGGCAAGATCGCGTTTACCGGCGGCATCAACATCAGCGACACCTACGCCAAGAGCTCGCTATTTCGCTCCAAGTCGAAGCCGACCGATAAGAAAGACGTCGGCTGGCGCGATACCCACGTCAAGGTCGAAGGCCCGGCCGTGGCCGCCTTCCAGTGGATGTTCATCAAGACCTGGACCCGGCAAGACGCGGCCGACCTGCCCGACTCCGACTATTTCCCGGTATTGTCGGAAGTCGGCGACAAGCTGGTGCGCGTGATCGCCAGCGAACCGGGCGGCGGCTTTGAAATCTACAAGGCGTATATCCTGGCGATCCAGGAAGCGAAAAAAAGCATCCACATCACCTCGGCCTATTTTGTGCCCGACCAGCAAACCGTCGATGCGCTGAGCGCCGCCGCCAAGCGCGGCGTCGATATCAAGGTGATCTTGCCGGGCGTCTCCGACAGCGGCCTGGTATTTCACGCCGGCCACGCGCTGTACGAGCAGTTATTGGCCAGCGGCATCAAGATCTACCATTTGCAACTGGCCGTGCTGCACGCCAAGACCGCCGTCATCGATGGCGCCTGGTCGACGGTCGGCTCGACCAATATCGACATGCGCAGCTTCTTGCACAATAGCGAGCTGAATGTGGTGGTGCTGGGCGACAGTTTCGGACGCGAAATGGAAAATGCGTTCCGCGAAGACTTGCGCGATTCGGTGCAAATCACCAAGGAAAAATGGGACCAGCGCCCGCTCGGCGACCGCCTCAAGGAATGGGCGGCGCGCTTCATGAATTACTGGCTGTAA
- a CDS encoding metallophosphoesterase family protein — protein sequence MRVLVHLSDLHFGRVDQDLLAPLTALVERLEPDVVVVSGDLTQRARGHEFRAARAFLDRLPGPQIVVPGNHDVPLYNLASRFLAPLVKYRRYVTPDLTPEYVDDEIAVLGINTARSLTVKDGRISHEQIALLRSRLDSVPSSLTKIIVTHHPFDLPPHFARRELVDRAPLAVDMFAACGVDLLLAGHLHASHAGNTAQRYKIDGYAALMVQAGTATSTRGRGESNSFNALRIEPDEITVERYRWPDGGSDFTLASSETFQRSGGVWSSNRLS from the coding sequence ATGCGCGTGCTGGTGCATTTATCCGATTTGCATTTCGGCCGGGTCGACCAGGACTTGCTGGCGCCGTTGACGGCGCTGGTCGAACGGCTGGAGCCGGATGTGGTGGTGGTGTCGGGCGACTTGACGCAGCGTGCCCGCGGCCATGAATTCCGCGCCGCGCGGGCCTTCCTGGATCGCTTGCCGGGACCGCAGATCGTGGTGCCGGGCAATCACGATGTGCCGCTCTACAATCTCGCCAGCCGCTTCCTGGCGCCGCTGGTCAAATACCGGCGTTATGTGACGCCGGATTTGACGCCGGAATATGTCGATGATGAAATCGCCGTGCTGGGCATCAATACCGCGCGTTCGCTGACCGTCAAGGATGGCCGCATCAGCCATGAACAGATCGCGCTGTTGCGCAGCCGGCTGGACAGCGTGCCGTCCAGCTTGACGAAAATTATCGTTACCCACCATCCCTTCGATTTGCCGCCGCATTTCGCCAGGCGCGAGCTGGTCGACCGGGCGCCGCTGGCGGTGGACATGTTTGCCGCATGCGGCGTCGATTTGCTATTGGCCGGCCATTTGCACGCTAGCCATGCCGGCAATACGGCGCAACGCTACAAGATAGACGGTTATGCGGCGCTGATGGTGCAAGCCGGTACCGCAACTTCCACGCGCGGACGCGGCGAATCGAATTCCTTCAATGCGCTGCGCATCGAGCCGGATGAAATCACGGTCGAGCGTTATAGGTGGCCGGATGGCGGCAGCGATTTTACGCTGGCCAGCAGTGAAACTTTCCAGCGCAGCGGCGGGGTGTGGAGCAGCAACAGATTATCCTAA
- a CDS encoding diacylglycerol/lipid kinase family protein translates to MVIINAGAGGGYASGWSAQLHARFKAAGLDATIVLAQSGADMIAAAEQALRDGIGLVVAGGGDGTINAVASRLVGSEAVFGVLPLGTLNHFAKDLKIPLLLDEAIANLANGVPHKVDVGEVNGRIFLNNSSLGLYPDIVRDREKQQRRLGRGKWLAFCWATMAALRRYPFLNVRLSLNGEQHARRTPFVFIGNNEYLMQGFNIGERARLNGGTLSLYVAQRPGRLGLVRLAWHALLGRLAQLKDFDALTAREMTIETRHKRLRVATDGEVTVMATPLSYRIRVAALTVLVPAA, encoded by the coding sequence GTGGTCATCATCAATGCCGGCGCCGGCGGCGGTTACGCCTCCGGCTGGAGCGCGCAATTGCATGCCAGGTTCAAGGCGGCCGGGCTGGATGCGACGATCGTGCTGGCGCAAAGCGGCGCCGACATGATCGCCGCCGCCGAACAGGCGCTGCGCGACGGTATCGGCCTGGTGGTGGCAGGCGGCGGCGACGGCACCATCAACGCGGTCGCATCCAGGCTGGTCGGCAGTGAGGCGGTGTTCGGCGTATTGCCTTTAGGTACGCTGAATCATTTTGCCAAGGATTTGAAGATTCCCTTGCTGCTCGATGAGGCGATCGCCAACCTGGCCAACGGCGTGCCGCACAAGGTCGATGTGGGCGAGGTCAACGGGCGGATTTTCCTGAACAATTCCAGCCTCGGCCTGTATCCCGACATCGTACGCGACCGCGAAAAGCAGCAGCGCAGACTGGGCCGCGGCAAGTGGCTGGCATTTTGCTGGGCGACCATGGCGGCGCTGCGCCGTTATCCTTTCCTGAATGTGCGCTTGAGCCTGAACGGCGAGCAACATGCGCGGCGCACGCCATTCGTCTTCATCGGCAATAACGAATACCTGATGCAGGGTTTTAATATCGGCGAACGCGCGCGTCTGAATGGCGGCACCTTGAGCCTGTACGTGGCGCAGCGTCCCGGACGGCTGGGGCTGGTGCGGCTGGCCTGGCATGCGTTGCTGGGGCGGCTGGCGCAATTAAAGGATTTCGACGCGCTGACGGCGCGCGAGATGACGATAGAAACCCGCCACAAGCGCTTGCGGGTCGCCACCGACGGCGAAGTGACGGTGATGGCCACGCCATTGTCGTACCGCATCCGGGTGGCGGCGCTGACGGTGCTGGTGCCTGCCGCATAA
- a CDS encoding phosphatase PAP2 family protein: protein MKTVQKIRRFVEARLSPEGELGLHLTAGIVVLLVAAWIFAELAEAVMGAQQITVLDQQVAQWFNRHAVGWLTPALVVVTHLHSVIGIVVLCASLALYFYVKQARYWLLTLLVAMPGGMLLNVLLKYTFVRARPVFDEPLIHLTLSSYSFPSGHTATATILYGIIGAYLMCRTSQWSMRSAIAVGTVLMVVLVAFSRVYLGAHYLSDVLAAMVESSGWLAVCITASSTLRRRRESRGLR, encoded by the coding sequence TTGAAAACAGTACAAAAAATCCGGCGTTTTGTCGAGGCGCGCCTGTCGCCGGAAGGCGAGCTGGGCTTGCATTTGACGGCAGGCATCGTGGTGTTGCTAGTGGCGGCGTGGATCTTTGCCGAACTCGCCGAGGCGGTGATGGGCGCGCAGCAAATCACCGTGCTCGACCAGCAGGTGGCGCAGTGGTTCAATCGCCACGCGGTCGGCTGGCTGACGCCGGCGCTGGTGGTGGTGACGCATTTGCACAGCGTGATCGGCATCGTTGTGCTATGCGCCTCGCTGGCGCTGTATTTTTACGTGAAGCAAGCGCGCTACTGGCTGCTGACGCTGCTGGTGGCTATGCCGGGCGGCATGCTTTTGAATGTACTGTTAAAGTACACCTTCGTCAGGGCGCGGCCGGTGTTCGACGAACCGCTCATTCATTTGACGCTCAGTTCGTACAGCTTTCCCAGCGGCCATACCGCGACCGCGACCATCTTGTACGGCATTATCGGCGCCTACCTGATGTGCCGGACCAGCCAATGGAGCATGCGCAGCGCGATTGCCGTCGGTACGGTACTGATGGTGGTGCTGGTCGCTTTCAGCCGCGTTTACCTGGGTGCGCATTATTTGAGCGATGTATTGGCGGCGATGGTGGAAAGCAGCGGCTGGCTGGCAGTCTGCATCACGGCCAGTTCCACGCTGCGCCGGCGCCGCGAGAGCCGAGGGCTTCGATAA
- a CDS encoding AI-2E family transporter, with the protein MTDMQRDLLSAGFSLTLIALTAFVMQRFFLPLVWAGILCVATWPLYRRMRVAMGNRAILAALLLTLVCACVFVIPVLMGVAQAARQAPEMANFVVNANLDGIPVPDFIQNIPFFSDSIRDWWLATLSQPHGLAHLFSGSGVGAFHSARDMLKILGTDVFHRLVDFGLAFLCLFFFYKDGAALTRQIDAIGSHCFSPQRWSRYAQKVPTAIRATVNGLVLVGLAEGVLIGIAYGVAGLPSPALWAFGTGILAIIPFGAPLAFLGAAAVLVFKGNMAGAIGVAIWGTVVLFIADHFVRPGMIGNATRLPFLAVLFGILGGVETLGLVGLFIGPVVMVLFVTLWYEAKLFEDGTPASPAAPDA; encoded by the coding sequence ATGACTGATATGCAGCGCGATTTGTTGAGCGCCGGTTTTTCGCTGACCCTGATTGCGTTGACGGCTTTTGTCATGCAGCGGTTTTTCTTGCCGCTGGTGTGGGCCGGTATTTTATGCGTCGCGACCTGGCCGCTGTATCGCCGCATGCGTGTTGCGATGGGTAATCGTGCTATCCTCGCGGCCCTGTTGCTGACCCTCGTATGTGCTTGCGTGTTTGTGATCCCGGTGTTGATGGGCGTGGCGCAAGCGGCGCGCCAGGCGCCGGAAATGGCGAACTTTGTCGTCAATGCCAATCTGGACGGCATACCGGTGCCGGACTTTATCCAGAATATCCCTTTTTTCAGCGACTCGATCCGCGACTGGTGGCTGGCCACCCTGAGCCAGCCGCACGGCTTGGCGCATTTATTTTCCGGCAGCGGCGTCGGCGCGTTTCATTCGGCGCGCGACATGCTCAAAATTCTCGGCACCGATGTATTCCACCGCCTGGTCGACTTTGGCCTGGCGTTTTTGTGCCTGTTCTTCTTTTACAAGGATGGCGCCGCGCTGACGCGCCAGATCGACGCCATCGGCAGCCATTGCTTCAGCCCGCAGCGCTGGTCGCGCTACGCGCAAAAAGTGCCGACCGCGATACGCGCCACCGTCAATGGCCTGGTGCTGGTCGGCCTGGCTGAAGGCGTGCTGATCGGCATCGCCTACGGCGTGGCCGGCTTGCCCTCGCCAGCGCTGTGGGCGTTCGGCACCGGCATCCTCGCCATCATCCCATTCGGCGCGCCGCTGGCGTTTCTCGGCGCCGCCGCCGTGCTGGTATTCAAGGGCAACATGGCGGGCGCCATCGGCGTGGCGATATGGGGTACGGTGGTGCTGTTTATCGCTGATCATTTTGTGCGGCCCGGCATGATCGGCAATGCGACGCGGCTGCCGTTTTTGGCAGTCTTGTTCGGCATCCTGGGCGGCGTCGAAACGCTGGGCCTGGTCGGGCTGTTCATCGGCCCGGTCGTAATGGTGCTGTTTGTTACCTTGTGGTACGAGGCGAAGCTGTTCGAAGACGGCACACCTGCCAGCCCGGCTGCGCCGGACGCATGA
- a CDS encoding DUF1501 domain-containing protein encodes MNRRDLLKALAAMPLAAHAGNLMAAPATKTKLLLVFLRGGYDANNFLVPVASQFYYEARPNIAVPRPGGDVNAALALNADWGLHPALRDTIYPLYNSGQAAFIPFAGTTDLTRSHFETQDSIELGQDIDRRRDYRSGFLNRLALTLNANGAIAFTDQLPLILQGDLQVPNMALRSVGKPGLDQRQSKIISAMYHGTGLEKQVNEGFVVRDDVTRELSGEMAAANRNAISAKGFEGEARRIAKLMKDKYNIGFVDVGGWDTHVGQGGASGYLAGRFEELGRGLAGFSQEMGDDWRDTIVVVVSEFGRTFRENGNRGTDHGHGSVYWVLGGGIHGKQIAGEQIRVEQPTLFQNRDFPVLNEYRAVLGGLFSRAFGLNAAQLEQVFAGVKPQDIGLV; translated from the coding sequence ATGAATCGTCGCGACCTGTTAAAAGCGCTGGCCGCCATGCCGCTGGCTGCGCATGCCGGCAACTTGATGGCGGCGCCTGCCACCAAAACCAAGCTGCTGCTTGTGTTCTTGCGCGGCGGCTACGACGCGAACAATTTTCTGGTGCCGGTGGCCAGCCAGTTTTATTACGAGGCGCGGCCGAATATCGCCGTGCCGCGGCCCGGCGGCGATGTCAATGCGGCGCTGGCCCTGAATGCCGACTGGGGCTTGCATCCAGCCTTGCGCGACACCATCTATCCGCTCTACAACAGCGGCCAGGCGGCCTTTATTCCGTTTGCCGGCACCACCGATTTGACGCGCAGTCACTTTGAAACCCAGGACAGCATCGAACTGGGGCAAGACATCGATCGCCGCCGCGATTACCGTTCCGGTTTCCTGAACCGGCTGGCGTTGACCCTGAACGCGAATGGCGCGATCGCCTTTACCGACCAGTTGCCGCTGATCTTGCAGGGCGACCTGCAAGTGCCGAATATGGCGCTGCGCTCGGTCGGCAAGCCGGGGCTGGATCAACGCCAGAGCAAGATCATCAGCGCGATGTACCACGGCACCGGCCTGGAAAAACAGGTCAACGAAGGTTTTGTCGTGCGCGACGACGTGACCCGCGAGTTGAGCGGCGAAATGGCGGCGGCCAACCGCAACGCCATCAGCGCCAAAGGGTTTGAAGGGGAGGCGCGGCGTATCGCCAAGCTGATGAAGGACAAGTACAACATCGGCTTTGTCGATGTCGGCGGCTGGGATACCCATGTGGGACAGGGCGGGGCCAGCGGCTACCTGGCCGGCCGGTTTGAGGAACTGGGACGCGGCTTGGCGGGATTTTCGCAAGAAATGGGCGACGACTGGCGCGATACCATCGTCGTCGTGGTCAGCGAATTCGGCCGCACCTTCCGCGAAAACGGCAACCGGGGCACCGATCACGGCCATGGCAGCGTGTACTGGGTGCTGGGCGGCGGCATCCATGGCAAGCAAATCGCCGGTGAACAAATCCGCGTCGAACAGCCGACGCTGTTCCAGAACCGCGATTTCCCGGTACTCAATGAATACCGGGCCGTGCTGGGCGGATTGTTTAGCCGCGCATTCGGTTTGAATGCGGCGCAACTGGAGCAGGTGTTCGCCGGCGTGAAGCCGCAGGATATAGGGCTGGTGTAG
- a CDS encoding DUF1800 domain-containing protein, with protein MTHSAMPRIRLVSACLAAVILAACAANSRQATLAPAIPATVVPAGSGTVALLERVSWGVDAASVQQLATQGRERYLASQLHPGPQRLPPAVRAQIDAMTISQRPLDQLVIEIEQNRKDVKGMLSDDDKKAAQQAYQQEMNRLAKEAATRSLLLDLYSPNQLQQQMTWFWMNHFSVHQGKQNLRAMVGDYEMNAIAPHALGKFRDLLSATVHHPAMLRYLDNEANANKHINENYARELMELHTLGINGGYSQRDVQELARILTGLGVNLGTETPKVPDKLQSQYVRKGLFEFNPKRHDYGDKQFLGQTVRGRGLAEVDEAIDRLSRSPATAHFISHKLAVYFVADEPDSALVERMAHTFQSSDGDIAATMQTLLDSPEFEQSLSRKFKDPLHYVVSAVRLAYDGKPVLNAAPMLSWLARMGQPLYGRQTPDGYPLTESAWASPGQMTTRFDIAKTIASGNAGLFKSEGLLPQERAAFPQLASALYYQSLQKTLSPATLQALEQAASPQEWNTFLLSSPEMMHR; from the coding sequence ATGACACATTCCGCCATGCCCCGCATCCGCCTGGTATCCGCCTGCCTGGCCGCCGTCATCCTGGCCGCTTGCGCCGCCAATAGTCGACAAGCCACGCTGGCGCCTGCCATCCCCGCCACCGTGGTGCCGGCCGGCAGCGGCACGGTGGCCTTGCTGGAACGTGTCAGCTGGGGTGTCGATGCCGCATCGGTGCAACAACTGGCAACCCAAGGTCGCGAACGCTATCTGGCCAGTCAATTGCACCCGGGGCCGCAGCGCTTGCCGCCGGCGGTGCGGGCGCAAATCGATGCGATGACGATCAGCCAGCGTCCGCTGGACCAACTGGTGATCGAGATCGAGCAAAACCGCAAGGATGTGAAGGGCATGCTCAGCGACGATGACAAGAAAGCCGCGCAGCAAGCTTATCAGCAGGAAATGAACCGCCTCGCGAAAGAGGCGGCGACCCGCTCGCTATTGCTGGATTTGTACTCGCCGAACCAGTTGCAGCAGCAAATGACATGGTTCTGGATGAATCATTTCAGCGTGCATCAAGGCAAGCAAAACTTGCGCGCGATGGTCGGCGATTATGAAATGAATGCGATCGCACCGCATGCGCTGGGCAAGTTCCGCGATTTGCTGAGCGCCACGGTGCACCATCCGGCGATGCTGCGTTACCTCGACAATGAAGCCAACGCCAATAAACACATCAATGAAAATTACGCCCGCGAATTGATGGAATTGCATACGCTGGGTATCAACGGCGGCTACAGCCAGCGCGACGTGCAGGAACTGGCGCGCATCTTGACCGGCCTCGGCGTCAATCTGGGCACTGAAACACCGAAAGTGCCAGACAAATTGCAGTCGCAATATGTGCGCAAGGGCTTGTTTGAATTCAACCCGAAGCGCCATGATTATGGCGACAAGCAATTTCTCGGGCAAACGGTCAGGGGACGCGGCCTGGCCGAAGTGGATGAAGCGATCGACCGCCTCAGCCGCAGTCCGGCCACCGCGCATTTCATCAGCCACAAGCTGGCGGTGTATTTTGTCGCCGACGAACCGGATAGTGCGCTGGTCGAGCGGATGGCGCACACCTTCCAGAGTAGCGACGGCGATATCGCCGCCACCATGCAGACCTTGCTGGACAGTCCGGAATTCGAGCAATCGCTGAGCCGTAAGTTCAAGGACCCGCTGCATTATGTGGTATCGGCGGTGCGCCTGGCGTATGACGGCAAGCCTGTCCTGAACGCCGCGCCGATGCTGAGCTGGCTGGCGCGCATGGGCCAGCCGCTGTACGGGCGGCAAACGCCGGACGGTTATCCCTTGACCGAAAGCGCGTGGGCCAGTCCGGGACAAATGACGACCCGTTTCGATATCGCCAAGACGATCGCTTCCGGCAATGCCGGCCTGTTCAAGAGCGAAGGCCTGTTGCCGCAAGAGCGCGCCGCATTCCCGCAACTGGCCAGCGCCTTGTATTACCAGTCGCTGCAAAAGACGCTGAGCCCGGCCACCTTGCAGGCGCTGGAGCAGGCCGCGTCGCCGCAGGAATGGAATACCTTTTTGCTGTCTTCCCCAGAAATGATGCACCGCTAA
- a CDS encoding LysR family transcriptional regulator, with translation MLRLDDLLVFVRTADRGSLSAAARELDISPALASAGLKRLEGELGLRLFARTTRSLRLTEEGEHYLIHAREALRLLKEGHDALIQGKDSFAGTLKISVPSDFGRNLLLAWLDKFQLQYPKIAYQINVSDRIADMYRQPVDMAIRYGKQEDSSMIAMPLAPDNQRVLVASPGYIAQYGRLTVLEDLLHHNCLRFALEDGMHDRWTFYRPASAGADEPVSLTVSGNRSADDADLVRRWAVAGLGIAYKSRLDVSDDLRSGRLQVLLPEVAGEAAPLHLVCLHRAQVTPTVIHLRDFLRAECAAMA, from the coding sequence TTGCTGCGACTCGATGATTTACTGGTGTTTGTGCGAACCGCCGACCGCGGCAGCCTGTCGGCGGCCGCGCGCGAACTCGACATTTCTCCGGCACTGGCGAGTGCCGGGCTGAAGCGGCTGGAAGGGGAGCTGGGTTTGCGCCTGTTCGCCCGCACCACCCGCTCGCTGCGGCTGACTGAAGAGGGGGAGCATTATCTGATCCATGCGCGCGAAGCGTTGCGGCTGCTGAAGGAGGGACATGACGCCTTGATTCAGGGAAAGGACAGTTTCGCCGGCACCTTGAAAATATCGGTGCCCTCGGATTTTGGGCGCAACTTGCTGCTGGCCTGGCTGGACAAGTTTCAATTGCAGTACCCCAAGATTGCTTACCAGATCAATGTCAGCGACCGGATTGCCGATATGTACCGCCAGCCGGTCGATATGGCGATCCGCTATGGCAAGCAGGAAGATTCCAGCATGATCGCGATGCCGCTGGCGCCGGACAACCAGCGCGTGCTGGTGGCGTCGCCCGGCTATATTGCGCAATATGGCCGCTTGACGGTACTGGAAGACTTGCTGCATCACAACTGCCTGCGCTTTGCACTGGAAGACGGCATGCATGACCGCTGGACTTTTTATCGCCCGGCCAGTGCCGGCGCCGATGAACCGGTCAGCCTGACCGTCAGCGGCAACCGCAGCGCCGACGATGCCGACCTGGTGCGGCGCTGGGCGGTGGCGGGGCTGGGCATCGCCTATAAATCGCGACTGGACGTGTCGGACGATTTGCGCAGTGGCCGCTTGCAGGTATTGTTGCCGGAAGTCGCGGGCGAAGCGGCGCCGCTGCACCTGGTGTGTTTGCACCGGGCGCAAGTGACGCCGACGGTCATTCATTTACGCGACTTTTTGCGGGCCGAATGCGCGGCGATGGCATAG